A region of Streptomyces halobius DNA encodes the following proteins:
- a CDS encoding NHL repeat-containing protein: protein MDLTSGARREVASKLGDINDVALDGNGTPYVADYSGGRLLRVDLSDGSPHKVASVTGAYGVALDGTGKAYIADRHNGHLHEVDLADGAWRVVATGLGKAMGVGLEHGNGQIYVSNQAGELWRISQRAFQGPGNVVKAPTES from the coding sequence GTGGATCTCACATCCGGCGCCAGGCGCGAGGTCGCGAGCAAACTGGGCGACATCAACGATGTGGCGCTGGACGGGAACGGCACGCCATACGTCGCCGACTACAGCGGCGGGCGCCTGCTCAGGGTGGACCTGTCCGACGGCTCCCCCCACAAGGTCGCCAGCGTCACAGGCGCGTATGGCGTCGCGCTGGACGGGACGGGCAAGGCCTACATCGCCGACCGGCACAATGGGCACCTGCACGAGGTCGACCTGGCTGACGGGGCATGGCGCGTAGTGGCCACCGGTCTCGGCAAGGCCATGGGCGTCGGGCTGGAACACGGCAACGGCCAGATCTACGTCAGCAATCAGGCCGGTGAACTGTGGCGGATCTCCCAACGTGCTTTCCAGGGCCCCGGCAACGTCGTCAAGGCCCCGACAGAGTCGTAG
- a CDS encoding right-handed parallel beta-helix repeat-containing protein, whose protein sequence is MRVLHTIRRSRIAQRLGIRTARRTPDGGVIRRIRTVPVLAGAFVLATGMTVFAPTTAQAAVACNETALVDAINTANSAGGGTVVLTKDCTYTLTTSHGSDADGPDGLPIITTAITLSGNNNIITRSTAVGTLPFRIAKVASTGSLTLKGDITLSNGLAGTDGGGILNHGTVTLTKSALTGNTALGKGGGLSNTDISEPATGATATFTGSIVSNNTAIGRGGGIYNGLRSTLTTTSSFVNGTNSGSQGGGIAAIESTATTLTSTPISTNHATSNAGGVYRLGGTMTVTSSPISGNTPNNCTGSTPAVPSCTD, encoded by the coding sequence ATGAGAGTTCTGCACACGATCCGGCGCAGCAGGATCGCACAGAGGCTGGGGATCAGGACGGCCCGCCGCACCCCCGACGGTGGCGTCATCCGGCGCATCCGCACCGTACCGGTCCTTGCCGGGGCCTTCGTCCTGGCCACGGGAATGACCGTCTTCGCCCCGACCACCGCACAGGCGGCCGTGGCATGCAATGAGACGGCGCTGGTCGACGCCATCAACACCGCCAACTCCGCCGGTGGGGGCACCGTGGTCCTGACAAAGGACTGTACGTACACCCTCACCACGTCCCATGGCAGCGACGCCGACGGGCCGGACGGACTGCCGATCATCACCACCGCCATCACCCTGTCCGGCAACAACAACATCATCACCCGCTCAACGGCCGTGGGCACCCTCCCCTTCCGCATCGCCAAGGTCGCCTCCACCGGCAGCCTCACCCTCAAGGGGGACATCACCCTCAGCAACGGCCTCGCCGGAACCGACGGCGGCGGCATCCTCAACCACGGCACGGTGACCCTCACCAAAAGCGCCCTCACAGGCAACACCGCCCTGGGCAAAGGCGGCGGCCTGTCCAACACCGACATCAGCGAGCCCGCCACCGGGGCAACGGCGACGTTCACCGGCAGCATCGTGTCCAACAACACCGCCATTGGCCGGGGCGGCGGCATCTACAACGGCCTCCGAAGCACGCTGACGACCACCAGCAGCTTCGTCAACGGGACGAACTCCGGGTCGCAGGGCGGCGGCATCGCCGCCATCGAATCCACCGCGACCACCCTGACCAGCACCCCGATCAGCACCAACCACGCCACCTCCAATGCCGGCGGCGTCTACCGCCTGGGCGGCACGATGACGGTCACCTCCTCCCCGATCTCCGGCAACACCCCCAACAACTGCACCGGCAGCACCCCCGCAGTCCCCAGCTGCACCGACTGA
- a CDS encoding IS5 family transposase (programmed frameshift), whose translation MGRGDLSEAEWARLEPYLPTNGKRGGQWKSHRKVVNGIYFRERTGVPWRDLPARFGKWKTVHDRHRRWSADGTWDRILSAVQADGDAEERLDWSQTGVDSTSCRAHQHAAGARKGRARQRSKKGVPAQHREDGGLGRSRGGLTSKIHLACEGGLRPLALLVTPGQTHDGTVFEAVVERIRVPRQGGGHPRTRPYAISADKAYSSRRIRSYLRRRQIPHAIPEKKDQARHRLARGSAGGRPPGFDRAAYKRRNEVERTINALKAFRAVATRFDKRAYVFHGTVTVAAIRLWLWR comes from the exons ATGGGACGTGGTGATCTGAGCGAGGCGGAGTGGGCGCGACTGGAGCCGTACCTGCCGACGAACGGCAAGCGTGGTGGGCAGTGGAAGAGCCACCGCAAAGTGGTCAACGGGATCTACTTCCGGGAGCGGACAGGGGTGCCGTGGCGCGACCTACCTGCGCGTTTCGGGAAGTGGAAGACCGTCCACGACCGTCATCGGCGCTGGTCGGCGGACGGCACCTGGGACCGAATTCTTTCGGCGGTCCAGGCCGATGGGGACGCCGAGGAGCGGCTGGACTGGAGCCAGACCGGTGTGGATTCCACCTCCTGCCGCGCTCATCAGCACGCCGCCGGCGCCCGCAAGG GCCGCGCCCGCCAACGGTCCAAAAAAGGGGTGCCAGCCCAGCACCGTGAGGACGGGGGACTCGGGCGTTCACGCGGCGGCCTGACCAGCAAAATCCATCTCGCCTGCGAGGGCGGACTCCGCCCGCTGGCCTTGCTCGTCACGCCGGGCCAGACCCATGACGGCACCGTCTTCGAGGCCGTCGTCGAGCGGATCCGTGTGCCCCGTCAGGGCGGCGGGCACCCCCGCACTCGACCCTACGCGATCAGCGCGGACAAGGCATACTCCTCCCGCCGCATACGCTCCTACCTGCGACGACGTCAGATCCCGCACGCCATCCCAGAGAAGAAGGACCAGGCCCGACACCGCCTGGCCCGCGGCTCCGCCGGTGGCCGCCCGCCCGGCTTCGACCGCGCCGCGTACAAACGCAGGAACGAAGTCGAGCGCACCATCAATGCCCTCAAGGCATTCCGGGCCGTAGCCACGCGGTTCGACAAGCGGGCGTATGTCTTTCACGGCACTGTGACTGTCGCCGCGATCCGGCTATGGCTCTGGAGATAA
- the tap gene encoding telomere-associated protein Tap produces the protein MSDEQFDSVEALLEEARLTARMPEPAERLRLRKAADLSRAQVAAAVGVGRQTIANWEDGTTDPQPPGRVKYLRLLEGLAQIHPATTPAPPSEATASVTVEAPSPTVPASLARPATPPLAPGVDPAPVPARSARATRPSTSRRPAAKKAVAKKPASPAAEVDPRFANGPLAVLDGDGSAYCVGGLVLDCPAKTLPALVEWALTDAKLGSPRLNRNGKDADPLIVITDAAAERLGLPAVLEDRRGLRLSEDHKIIKQLTKANWKLTKRGFGPWPRIYRPAEGGKRQCVQFAILPWGALDTRSWGDTGQLPPADVAAVLGTYATRVITPRGSTAVCGLELMSALRPPTRAVKDETGAWVSGPNPGALTAPIDPAPPEAPAEHPLVAALYPRHHVRTPDQVIDEEAYDWFRSLTDEECAQGYTHAVGIDVNMAFAAAANRLVIGTGPATHVKNPAFDPKLPGSWLVDLSHIEIAPRLPSPFTPKGTRPTGPAWYSTSTVAYAVELGAQVQPTEAYVRYESAAYFDAWYTHLRDAYMATMADLGVEAGMSEDDFLAAMAHHKDADPGQAAVLSAIKSTVKGGIGKLRERPQSIKHKFGERWPALERPTWSPHARAELIGKARTNQHRKLMAWARADLFPVAILSDCAVYLSHGPSPLDFMPHTPDGKPLPGGFRLGVSPGMVKHEGTRDFLWLAQTIEDDQINPARHIKGDDAPDSGE, from the coding sequence ATGAGTGATGAGCAATTCGACAGCGTGGAAGCCCTGTTGGAGGAAGCGCGGCTGACGGCCCGGATGCCGGAGCCGGCCGAGCGTCTGCGACTGCGCAAGGCCGCTGACCTCTCGCGCGCTCAGGTGGCTGCGGCGGTGGGCGTCGGCCGTCAGACCATCGCCAACTGGGAAGACGGCACCACCGACCCGCAGCCGCCGGGGCGGGTCAAGTACTTGCGGTTGCTGGAGGGCCTCGCCCAGATCCACCCCGCCACCACCCCGGCCCCGCCATCCGAGGCCACCGCTTCCGTGACAGTCGAAGCTCCATCCCCGACTGTCCCTGCCTCCCTCGCCCGTCCAGCTACCCCGCCGCTGGCCCCCGGCGTCGATCCCGCTCCGGTGCCGGCCCGCTCGGCGCGCGCCACCAGGCCCTCGACGTCGCGGCGCCCGGCCGCGAAGAAGGCTGTGGCGAAGAAGCCGGCATCTCCTGCGGCCGAGGTGGACCCGCGCTTCGCCAACGGTCCGCTGGCGGTGCTGGACGGCGACGGATCGGCGTACTGCGTCGGCGGTCTGGTTCTGGACTGCCCGGCCAAGACGCTCCCCGCGCTGGTCGAATGGGCCCTCACCGACGCGAAGCTGGGTTCTCCAAGGCTCAACCGCAACGGCAAGGACGCCGACCCGCTGATCGTCATCACTGACGCGGCTGCCGAACGCCTCGGGCTCCCGGCCGTCCTTGAGGACCGGCGCGGCCTGCGTCTGTCTGAGGACCACAAGATCATCAAGCAGCTCACCAAGGCCAACTGGAAGCTGACCAAGCGGGGATTCGGCCCGTGGCCCCGGATCTACCGCCCTGCCGAGGGCGGCAAGCGGCAGTGCGTGCAGTTCGCGATCCTGCCCTGGGGCGCCCTCGATACCCGCTCCTGGGGGGACACCGGCCAGCTGCCGCCGGCCGACGTCGCCGCGGTGCTCGGCACGTACGCCACCCGCGTCATCACCCCGCGCGGCTCGACCGCCGTGTGCGGGCTGGAGCTGATGAGCGCGCTGCGCCCGCCGACCCGCGCGGTCAAGGACGAGACCGGCGCGTGGGTGTCCGGGCCGAACCCCGGCGCGCTGACTGCGCCGATCGATCCCGCACCGCCGGAGGCGCCGGCCGAGCACCCGCTGGTCGCCGCCCTCTACCCTCGGCATCACGTGCGCACGCCCGACCAGGTCATCGATGAGGAGGCGTACGACTGGTTCCGGTCGCTGACCGATGAGGAGTGCGCTCAGGGCTACACCCATGCGGTCGGCATCGACGTCAACATGGCGTTCGCCGCGGCCGCCAACCGCCTCGTGATCGGTACCGGTCCGGCCACTCACGTGAAGAACCCGGCGTTCGATCCGAAGCTGCCCGGTTCCTGGCTGGTCGACCTCTCCCACATCGAGATCGCCCCCCGCCTGCCCAGCCCCTTCACGCCGAAGGGCACCCGCCCGACCGGGCCGGCCTGGTACTCGACCTCGACCGTCGCCTACGCCGTCGAGCTCGGCGCACAGGTACAACCGACCGAGGCGTACGTCCGCTACGAGAGCGCGGCCTACTTCGACGCCTGGTACACCCACCTGCGCGACGCCTACATGGCCACCATGGCCGACCTCGGCGTCGAAGCCGGCATGAGCGAGGACGACTTCCTCGCCGCCATGGCGCACCACAAGGACGCCGACCCCGGGCAAGCCGCGGTCCTCTCCGCGATCAAGTCGACGGTCAAGGGCGGCATCGGCAAGCTGCGCGAGCGCCCCCAGAGCATCAAGCACAAGTTCGGGGAGCGATGGCCGGCCCTGGAACGCCCGACCTGGAGCCCGCACGCCAGGGCGGAGTTGATTGGCAAGGCGCGCACCAACCAGCACCGCAAGCTCATGGCGTGGGCCCGTGCCGACCTGTTCCCGGTGGCGATCCTGTCCGACTGCGCCGTCTACCTCTCCCACGGCCCCAGCCCGCTGGACTTCATGCCACACACTCCCGACGGCAAGCCGCTGCCCGGCGGATTCCGCCTCGGCGTCAGCCCCGGCATGGTCAAGCACGAAGGCACTCGCGACTTCCTCTGGCTCGCCCAGACCATCGAGGACGACCAGATCAACCCGGCCCGCCACATCAAGGGCGACGACGCCCCCGACAGCGGAGAGTAG